Below is a window of Leifsonia sp. NPDC080035 DNA.
CGGCGTGCAGCGCCTCGACCGCGAGCACCTCGCCCGTGAGCGCAAGCGAACGCTGCAGAAGGCGCAGGGCCAGCGGGGAGAGCGAGGAATGGTCCTCGACCCCGGAGAGCGTCGTCGACGCGAGGGTCGCGGGCGCGGCCAGGTGCCGCACCTCGGCGGCGGCGTCCGCGGCCGCATAGAGGAGGAGTCCCGGGATGCGCGTGCGCCCGGCCGACCGCGCCGGCGCGAGCGCGGCCGAATGCGCGGCCGTGCGCCGCTCGGATGCCGCCGCAACGTGCGCGAGCGCCAGCCGCAGGTTCTCCAGCGCGAGCGCGAGCGGCAGCGCCTGGAAGTTGCCTCCCGAGACCATCCGGCCGCTCGCCGCGTCGACGACCGGGTTCTCCGCGCGCGCGGCGAGCTCCGTATCCACCTCGGCGCGCAGCCGCGCGACCGCCTCGCGGAGCGCGCCGTGCAGCTGCGGTGCGGAACGGAAGGCCAGCGGATCCTGCACCGACACCGTGCGATCGGCGTCGTGCAGGGCGCTGCCGTCGAGGGCGGCGCGCACCTCCGCTGCCGAGGCCATCTGGCCTGCTCCCCCGCGCGCTTCCGCGACGACGGCGGAGAAGGGGCTGAGATTGCCGGCCGGTCCGGATGCTCCCACCGCTTCGAGGGACAGCGCGACCGCACGATCCGCCGCCTCGCAGAGCCCCTCCGCCACTGTCACGGCCAGCGCTCCGACCCCGACGCTGTACGCATTGGAGCTGAGGGCGGCGAGCGCCTCGTGCGCCGCGAGCTCGATGGGCCGCAGCCCCGCCGCGACCAGGGCGCGCAGGGCCGGCTCGTCCGGAAGCACGCGCCCCTCCCCGGTGACCACCGCCGCCACCTCTGCGAGCATCGTCAGGTCGGCCGCGCCGACGCTGCCCCGCGATGGGATGCGCGGCGCCAGCCCCGCGTTCAGGATCCCGGCGTACGCCTCTGCGAGCTCGGGCCGCACCCCTGCGCCGCCGCGGGTGAAGCCCGCGAGCCGCGCGGCGACGACGGCACGCGCCTCCTCCGTCGGCAGCGGATCGCCGACGCCGCCGCGGTGGTTGGCGATCGTCCGGCGCTGGAAGGCGGCGAACTCGGCCGGGTCGACGGCCTCGTCCCTGCCCGCCCCGAGCCGCCTGTTGAGTCCGTAGACGGGCTCCCCCGCAGCGATGGCGCGCTCGACGACCGCGCGGGACGCGACCAGCACCTCCAGCGCGTCGGCCCCGAGCTCGACGCGCTCGCCGGCCGCGATCGCGACGATGTCGTCCACCGTCGGCGGCCGGTCGCCGAAGCGGACGACCA
It encodes the following:
- a CDS encoding aromatic amino acid lyase; the protein is MVVRFGDRPPTVDDIVAIAAGERVELGADALEVLVASRAVVERAIAAGEPVYGLNRRLGAGRDEAVDPAEFAAFQRRTIANHRGGVGDPLPTEEARAVVAARLAGFTRGGAGVRPELAEAYAGILNAGLAPRIPSRGSVGAADLTMLAEVAAVVTGEGRVLPDEPALRALVAAGLRPIELAAHEALAALSSNAYSVGVGALAVTVAEGLCEAADRAVALSLEAVGASGPAGNLSPFSAVVAEARGGAGQMASAAEVRAALDGSALHDADRTVSVQDPLAFRSAPQLHGALREAVARLRAEVDTELAARAENPVVDAASGRMVSGGNFQALPLALALENLRLALAHVAAASERRTAAHSAALAPARSAGRTRIPGLLLYAAADAAAEVRHLAAPATLASTTLSGVEDHSSLSPLALRLLQRSLALTGEVLAVEALHAADALAVTGVTPTGAGTAPLARGLDDLVARTLPAADLTRHAASLLAP